cttggccgtgaAAGGTCCGGGTACGAGACTACTGTTGGCCGTAAACGGCTAAATTATCCGGCCGTTAGGTGTTAGAATAAAAAAGACTTTTAACCACTAGTCGTAAAAGAcagttaaccgtaaaaaaagaatttctggTGCCAgaaatggaaagatattaaccgttagccataaattggccaaaattttaaccgctAGTCGTAACAAAAAATAACCGCAAAAAGTTTTCTGTGACCAAAAAGGAAAGATATTAACTGtgagccgtaaaagccatcatccTATTGAGACCATCCTATGCTGACCCTGAACGATTCCCATAGTTGCCGCGTTCTGCTGCTGGTCACCTGTAGATAGAACGCACTTGAAAATTCCGGAAGATTTACTGGAGAAAACCAAACTAGTTCTGGTTTCCTTGCCTTATTGCCAACTCACGTAATTAGAAAACCAGCTCAACCCACAGAATCTCTCCTCTTTCTCTAGATCTCCAGATGTTGGACGCATGAGTCATACATTTCGAGCAGAATGGAAAGGTATCAAATGTccttaaatgatttttttagaAGATACCTTAGATAAAGGCAAATATGACCTAGACAAGTTCAACACACATTACTAACAGGTAGTGAAGTCCATACAGGAAGAAATGATCAGCGAAGGAAAATCCAGAATTTTCGATTACTCACTTATGCGCAATCAAATTGTTTATTCAACACTAGGTTTGTCCAACGTAAGAACTATTTTCAACTTTTTGGCTTACTTTTTCTTGATTTAGCTAAATAAATCTGGTTGCTTTAAAACTAACAGAATGCGAGAGGGAATTGATGACTGAATTTAAGCAAGTCGCACTTTGTCCTCAAAGTCCCCCATGGGTCAGGAAATACAATGCGGAAACTAATAGGACATTTGTTTTTCTACTTATTTTTGGGTTAAACTGTAAGCTAAGCGTTACACCACAAGACAACAAATCCAGGCAAGAAAGCCTCTCTTCGTTTATGGAAATAACTGCCTCTGTTCTGCGATAAAAGAGATTTGTAACGCCGTTTCACTGACATGATACTCAGCGTCATTAATAACTTTGGGGCGAAATTTTCCACCAAATGAATGCAGAATCTGTCGCCATTTGAAGTAAATTTCGTGACTCTaacttttgattttcaaattggTCTACGAACTATATCATTACATGAATTCTATCGCAATCGTTTCAGGTCTTTCAACGGTTACAGCGTGCAAACCTGAAACGGTTTTGGTAGAAGAGGCAACTTTGGGAAAGCAGCTGTGAGGCAAGTGAAAATATGGAGAAGTAAGTAAGAAGCAGCTTGCTTTTGAATTGTTTATCCTAACATCGCTTTGATGTATTCTGCTTCGCAATCAAGTAAAAGTCTTTTCTTTCGACGAATTTAGTCAGGGGCATTGATCAGTTCTAAAAATCCATCCGAATTAAAAAATCGGCGACCGAATATCGGTGACTGTACAACTATAGTTTTCGACTCTTAAGCTTCGGGTCGTTGATCATGATCATGAATATCTTAGCAGTGTGGGAGGGATTATCGTAATTCTATTATATAGGGTGTGCCGGTAATTTTTCATATCGATTCAGAGAGGCTCCATGAAATACCTCGGTTGTTGACATCCTCGTACGGTGGAGCGCACGTAATTAAACTCGACCAAATGTTCACATCACCGATACGATAAATATAACTGGGATCAAAAAgcagaacaaaaacaaacggTGTTAACTAAACAAGGATTCGCACGTCAGCTCATAAAGGCAAGCAgcttgttttttaatttttcttgaagaacaGTCGACAATTCAGAGTTTGAAACAATGAGTGCTTCTACAGCAGTTAGAAGAAGATCAGTGACACTCGGTTCTTTGGAGCCATTTCTAAGAAAGCAAAAGAGAGATCGTCTGCGTACAACGAGCATCAATTCTATCGCCTCCGGAATTGCGAGCTCAGTGGAACGACAACGCTCCTCGACATGGCATGGCGCAGAAGTAGAATCAAGCGGCCTGAGTTTGGGTAGTTCTTCAAAGCTTGCCCTCCCATCAAACACACCACATGACATCGCTGATTTGAAAGATTTCCAGGATGAACTGGAATCGCAAGAAGTCATCAAGCACATTATAAAAGAAGAGTTGGACAACTCTCTGATGGATTGCGACTACGATAGCCAGCGATGCGTTTCTCAGTGTGCAAATATTAGCCAAGCAGTTGAGTTGAGAGTCAAGGAAATTACTCCCCCGGAAACCAAACTGGTGGCTGTGGTGTACATCGGTGAGATTCGGGATCAGGGTCTTGAAATAACCAGCCAGTGCTTATGGGATCCTGAAACTGACAATTTTGTAACTGCAAGCTTCAAAAGTAAAACATTGTTTGCCGTCTGTACTGTGTTTACGGTTCACTTCTAAAGTATGTAATACTGCGGCATGCCTTTATGGGATTGAGATTTTACAGAGTCCTGATGTAGTTTCAGAGCGAGGAGCTTACAAAAGAAACCTTGATATTCAAGGTTCACAAGACGAGGCCGGTCATCAAAATAAACATCTATGAACAATCTTCCAAAACTTTGCATGTATATGTTGCATGCGACCGCCGGCCTTGAAATAAGAGAATGAAcataattgtttataattatttccgaaaatcattattttcactgatGTTAATCAGAACAATTACGCAGCATTTTGTTCTTTCAGATTTCCTCACTCGTTCTTCTAACATTCGGGTATTTAGAGGCTTGTAACAGACTCGTAACTGCTTGTTACGTCGTCTTCTCCATGTTAATCAGCGAAAAAGTTACGGTTCATGTCAATATCTATTTTACAAATGACTGGTATAAACGGATTGCCGCCGGCATGACTGCATGGCTGTTAAGCGACTTTAACCCTCGATATCGTAATTCGCTTCGACAATCTTGACAAGGAAAAACTTAGACAATCcagatgaaaatatttgaatcaCAAATTGTATTCATATTTCCAACACATGTGAAAGatactgaataaaaaataaacaaaatttaagacaACCAAACGTTGTTGTGCAACCCACAAATCTAGTGTCCTTCACAACACAATAGCTACCTAATGTTTTGTCTTTGCATAAGCAAATCTTTAGGGTACTTTGTTTACCATAATGAATCATTTAAAGCTTCACTTGCCATGAAATGGCAAAAACTGACGGGAATCAAGAACGAAAAATGCTGAAGCTTATGAACTAAGTGTCCCTAGCGATGATTTTTCAATTACTATGAGTCAGACACCAATAAACAATAGTCTTAATGAGCTTCagtctaaatttaaaaaagctaatGCTGAAAAGCATTAGGATGAATCTACTAGCTTTCTATTCCAAATGTCACAAACTGATTGGCGACCCCCCTTGCTATCTATTCCGCGATGGATATTGTGTAAAAAGACCACCCTAAAAGTGTGTAGttgtaaacaaattaaaacaaaagcatGAGCCCGCCTCGTCATTAAGTTTTGAACGAGTAATATATTTAAACTCAAACAATAAGATTATTTGCTCCGCCAATTTCTATGCATAATGATTGCTTCAGGCTTCCCCCTAATTAACTATCACGCGATAGCAACTGATCGAGCTCTTCATCTAGGTCCCGTCCACAAGTATCCGCATACTTCAAAAACggaatgttttttctttcatttcagacTCCACATGTAAATTACTCTCTGTCACCAGAAACGGAGGTTTTCGAAAACGCCAGGTTTTCGTTTTTCTGCGAACGATCGAAAAGCGGATTTTTGAATACGGTAATGTCATCCCACAAGTCCAGTTCATCCCGGTCGGTGTTACTTTGGTATTTGGGCTTCTTTAAAGCCTAATGGAATACATACAGTTGCAGTTTAGTTTGATAAATATTCAAGCTGACATTAAAAGGAAGCGATTAAATGTGCTGATGTCGCTTTCTGCGCCAGTGTCGAGGACAAGCGCGATAAAAATGATTCTTACAGAAGGCCAGCTACACCAAGGTGATTTCTAGGTCAGACCAGAAACAACGTTGATTTCTACATGACTGGAATTATCAAAAAAGATCGAAAGATGTAACAAACACCGTAAAAGAAGAGGAGCTGACTGTTGCATGCAGGCTCATACATTACTAACACTGTGCATGCATCATCGTGTTTCATCGTTTTTGAGTTTCGTTTAGACGGGCGAAATCGATTTTGAATACGCTACGTGTCTATGAGTGCTTGTTTTGAAAACGGAGTGAAAATTCTCTCCTTTCAAATATATTTGGAAAAGTTTGAACGGAGCCCTGGTTGTTAGATATTTTGCGAGAGCATCGTACAAATCAAAGGAATACATagtttgttcttgttttctttctcgcCAAGTTGCAATTGAAGGTTAGTCTTGCGAAAAGACACCACTTTTGGAATTACCTCATTAGGCTTAATCAAAGACTCCTTGAAGTTCTAATCCTTTGCCAACCCCTTCCAATATTTCGAGACGTACCATTATAAATAACCATATGATTATTGACCGAAAAAGCACTAAAAGTAAAACTACGCGTAATAGCAACCGACATAAAATGAACTTTCAAGAAAACCCCCTTTTTATTAGAAAGCCGGATAAATGGACCgccaaaaagtaaaaatacagAAATTGAAGAATTCGAATGATCACCCATATGATGTTGAAAATTCAGCCTGCGTCCACAAAAGTAACAAAATATAACTGAATAATATGATTCACGCGGTCAAACCAGGAGCGAAATAGCTCAAAAGTTATTAGCGTAACAAAAATAGAGGTCAAATCCAATGAAATTTGTAAAACCTCAAAACATGGTAAATCAGCTGAGTGAAATCAGTAAGACCTCCAAACATGGTAAATCGGCTACCAATTATGTTTAAAATGTGGCTAAATGGTAGCCAAACAGATACCGGAAAATCAACTTGAGGATAGGGATTGAAATTACTTTCTCGGCGCGACCATAGTTATCGTTTGGACTGTTGTTGTCGTCGATTTTAAGACTTTAAAGCACTTTTCTTTCCAGTTGAGTATTCTCGGCACATTCCCTCTTCGTTTATGAAGTATACAAATATGTATTTTGGGAAAGTATGGGATGAAAAGATGCAAAACCCACCTTGGTCAATAAAGCGTATGGCCTAACGCGAGAGACGCCATTTTCATGATAGGAAAAAATTATGCCTTTATAATCTGCTCCCAGACATATAAACAGAAGACAATAGCACGAATATAGGGACAAAGGCAAACTAAGTAGGGTAAGTTTTAAAGTAGAAATTAGTTGTCTTACAGTGACGTCATACCATgcggaaaaaattaaaaagaggcCGAGGAAGTCATCTTTTCGCTGACACGGGAAGTCTTAATTATTGGTTGCATGGGTGTCACCAAGTGTCTGTATTTCTTCTTagagatattttaaaagaagttacCAACAGGTGCTTAACCGCTGAAAAGCTCATTATATATGTCTTGATGACCCATCCGCAACGCCAACAAACCCCAAACCATTTTTAACGTCGAAATTTtagtgagaaataaaaaatcttgcTAATTGTGACTCAAGGAGACATAGGCTTAACTTGTAATGTTTTAACAGACATCTAACTAGTGATAGAGACTCCAAGCGTTTTTACAGCTTATCACCAGAAAAGATACATTCATTATTTTGAAAGGCAAattataatttacattatttctCAGTCTCCTATTTTCGTTTTGAACCAAAACCAGCAAAAcgatttttaagttttaaagttattttttaagacggttttttttttttttttgcggagaAACTACTTAACCTAAAATTTTCTGACTTAAAATgcagcacattggaaatgcagGTTAGCAACTTTTTGAATCCCATGGAAAATAAAGTTTTCCAGTTctctttttatgattttgtaaaaaccagtttaacaaaatattttttaccgtTGTGAATAGGGTATTATTCTTTGATAGATCAAATGTGAAACTCGAAGGCCTTAATTTGGTGATCACGACTATTTTACATCCTTCCTTGGAGGTCTGACCCCTAGCGTTCAATTCTTACCCTCATTCAAGAAAGCTTGCCAAAAATTTAACTCTTGAAATTTATCCCCTCTAAGAAAATTTGACATACGATCAGCAAAATAAATGTTAGAAATCCTCAGCCACCGAACTTTCATTTTATATctgaattgaaattaattttttaataatttttcaacattttctccGCTTTGTTAGAAGCGGTGGCTACTTTCTATGTCTTCGAGGGTCTGTGCTTAATAATGAATGTTTTGAGTGCAATTCATTTGTGAAGATCAAACAATCAGACAGTTGTATTGCtctgaaaacttcaaaataagaCGACTCTCTTTGCTTAACAGCAGATGCATATTCACTGAAAAAGACAAGAAATTAGGTTCAATTGTAAAATAGGTCCTCAGCCATTATTGTTTTCTGCCTCTTAAAAGTTACTAATTCCTAACACCCTGTGGCGCTATTAGCACatatcaaaattcaaaatagatAATTGAACGTCGAATTAACACAATAACATATTTATTACGTGCGAGAGTGGATGTCAAAAATTATCTCCCGTGCACACATATGTGTATATCTTACATATGAGAAGCTGACTAGAAGCAGATTGAACcagctttaaaaattttaattctctaTGCTTTCACGACtcatgcaaaaaaagaaaaataattgacagGCTGTCGACGAATTATTTAAATCGGTATTCTTTATGACGTTTTAGCTGTAGGTAGTAGACGCATATTTAACCATAATTTTCATATCTCCACTGGTGAAACATGGACACGGAACTAGAATTTTCCGAGGTTGGAATTGAAAGGGAGAATGATGAAGAAATAGAACTGATAAAGAGGTTAACAAACATGGAAGAGGTTAGTAACACTTAACATATCTGTTTTAAAAGTTAAGTCTGCTTTTTTATAATACATAATACCAGCCCATCATCAGCTGTCCTTCAGGACGCTGATGTCCTTCACTAGTGGGGATGAAAGAAAATCTTCTAACTGTGGTGAAGACTGGAAGCGTATtatcaaaagaacaaaaaatatgagaaaattgaaattcgTATTTGACTcactaaaagaaagaaatggttTCAAAGGCGAAATTCCGAGACAGGAAATATAAAGTAACAATGTCTACCAGCAAATTTATATGCATGGTCGTTGTCGCTAACGACTCTGCAGCGTAGCTACAGGTGTACGATAGCAAATATTGCTACACGTGTGCGATAATAAATATTGTAACTTAAGTTGGCGAATTGTTGCTTTCTTCTATCCTTATCTTATTACAATATCAAATATTTTCGACCAATTCAAGCCGGAATCAGTTGACCCCATCGCCTGAAGAAGGCTTAcagtaagcagtcgaaacgtcgcgatctacatctaGTGACTTTGCCGTAAGGCAACAGaacaaatttatattatcaattCAAGTTATGCTTACATGAATAAGGAAAGTAGTGGTCATTCTTGTACAATTCTAAGCTAGTATTGGAATTTAGGGGTGGGAAGTGGTGCACAACACGATAAGTAGGAAAATAAAGGCTCAAAATAGAATTTCTTCGAGCAAAAACTGAAACGGTGTTACTCCAGTGAGCTTTCTGCTGCTCACATCACAGACGTTCAATATGTACTTCCTTTTCCTTAGATTGAGAAATATGATATCCTCTTTGCTGATTGAGTTCAGAGTTTCGTTAATTTTGGTCGGCCTTTAA
This is a stretch of genomic DNA from Pocillopora verrucosa isolate sample1 chromosome 12, ASM3666991v2, whole genome shotgun sequence. It encodes these proteins:
- the LOC131774306 gene encoding dynein light chain Tctex-type 5-like, which produces MEKTVDNSEFETMSASTAVRRRSVTLGSLEPFLRKQKRDRLRTTSINSIASGIASSVERQRSSTWHGAEVESSGLSLGSSSKLALPSNTPHDIADLKDFQDELESQEVIKHIIKEELDNSLMDCDYDSQRCVSQCANISQAVELRVKEITPPETKLVAVVYIGEIRDQGLEITSQCLWDPETDNFVTASFKSKTLFAVCTVFTVHF